The following proteins are co-located in the Microbacterium sp. SORGH_AS_0888 genome:
- a CDS encoding single-stranded DNA-binding protein, protein MVIRTKESLSGFVASDPELTFTSKGDARLYLRVGQPQVKFEDDGTFTQLDPTFTDLVMFRKSAERAHDQFRKGDNFIAEGETRTYTGQDGAEREQFVASRIGHDNNITRYSVDRTPPQRDGAERETPGRETASREPAAQETAQQAVAAREAALEPDPEPSASTTSVQREALTR, encoded by the coding sequence ATGGTGATCCGCACGAAGGAGTCCCTCTCGGGTTTCGTCGCTTCCGACCCGGAGCTGACGTTCACCAGCAAGGGCGATGCCCGCCTGTACCTGCGGGTCGGGCAGCCGCAGGTGAAGTTCGAAGACGACGGCACGTTCACGCAGCTGGACCCGACGTTCACGGACCTGGTGATGTTCCGCAAGTCCGCCGAACGCGCCCACGACCAGTTCCGCAAGGGCGACAACTTCATCGCCGAGGGCGAGACCCGCACCTACACCGGCCAGGACGGTGCCGAGCGCGAGCAGTTCGTCGCCTCCCGCATCGGGCACGACAACAACATCACCCGCTACAGCGTCGACCGCACCCCGCCCCAACGCGACGGCGCCGAACGCGAGACCCCGGGTCGGGAGACGGCCTCCCGGGAGCCGGCCGCGCAGGAGACAGCGCAGCAGGCGGTCGCGGCGCGGGAGGCGGCGCTGGAGCCCGACCCGGAGCCTTCCGCGAGCACGACCAGCGTGCAGCGCGAAGCCCTCACCCGATAA
- a CDS encoding AlpA family transcriptional regulator: MNEHAPDSLVSPLRDSREVAAFLRVSESTLSRWRAERKGPPFIRIGGVTRYRIEQVERWLNSLDADEHG; this comes from the coding sequence ATGAACGAACACGCCCCCGATAGCCTCGTCTCCCCGCTGCGGGATAGCCGGGAGGTAGCCGCGTTCTTGCGGGTGTCAGAGTCCACGCTGTCGCGATGGCGGGCCGAGCGGAAAGGTCCCCCGTTCATCCGGATCGGCGGTGTGACCCGGTATCGCATCGAACAGGTCGAACGATGGCTGAATTCCCTTGATGCCGATGAGCACGGCTGA
- a CDS encoding site-specific integrase produces MSTAEPSGPQPVPPIGVKVTTDLEHRPSGIRARARWIDPHTRKRVTRALVVPDEDAAEEFFTGLRASARLGIDTRIPLADYVEMIGDRWARGLDPTSTLDGYKVGLRLRVLPALGHLPLSDISAGMIDRTIDQWELRHSASTLKNTIAPLVRVFDEAVRDELIATNPARQRSRRSFGKSALTLVEKDASPRAHALPNLQALNQLAERCGSVHQSYSDFVMLCALLASRGSEVSGLQVGDIDHDTRIVTIRRQTFPGAGGLVTKQTKGRDIRRVPVLEPLVPILERLTTGREPDERLLTGPRGGVLTTATVRDATKWDDVVAELGLPNLTRHGLRHTGATWLADAGVPLHVLQGILGHKSLETTRGYLHPDHRHLADAATQANAFLNAQTETPAQDAPYVSRRRPSPGR; encoded by the coding sequence ATGAGCACGGCTGAACCGAGCGGTCCGCAGCCGGTGCCGCCGATCGGGGTGAAAGTCACCACCGATCTGGAACACCGCCCCTCCGGGATCCGCGCCCGTGCCCGCTGGATCGACCCACACACCAGGAAGCGAGTCACCCGCGCACTCGTCGTCCCCGATGAAGATGCCGCGGAAGAGTTCTTCACCGGGCTACGCGCGTCCGCGCGGCTCGGGATCGATACCCGCATCCCCCTCGCGGACTACGTCGAGATGATAGGTGACCGGTGGGCGCGCGGGCTGGATCCGACCTCCACCCTCGACGGCTACAAGGTTGGGCTGCGTCTGCGGGTGCTTCCCGCGCTCGGGCATCTGCCGCTATCCGACATCAGTGCGGGCATGATCGATCGCACCATCGACCAGTGGGAACTGCGCCACTCCGCATCGACGTTGAAGAACACGATCGCGCCGCTCGTGCGCGTGTTCGACGAAGCTGTCCGGGACGAGCTCATCGCCACCAACCCCGCCCGGCAACGCTCCCGCCGCAGCTTCGGGAAGTCCGCGCTGACCCTGGTCGAGAAAGACGCCTCGCCCAGGGCGCACGCGCTCCCGAACCTCCAGGCGCTGAACCAGCTCGCCGAACGTTGCGGGAGCGTGCACCAGTCATATTCCGATTTCGTCATGCTCTGCGCGCTCCTCGCCTCCCGCGGCTCGGAGGTCTCAGGCCTCCAAGTCGGAGACATCGACCACGACACCCGGATCGTCACGATCCGCAGGCAAACCTTCCCCGGCGCGGGAGGGCTCGTCACCAAGCAGACCAAGGGACGCGACATCCGCCGCGTCCCCGTCCTGGAACCCCTCGTCCCGATCCTCGAGCGCCTCACCACCGGCCGGGAGCCGGACGAGCGGCTCCTGACCGGGCCACGCGGCGGGGTGCTCACCACGGCGACCGTCCGCGACGCGACGAAATGGGACGACGTGGTCGCCGAGCTCGGACTGCCCAACCTCACCAGACACGGCCTCCGCCACACCGGAGCAACCTGGCTCGCCGACGCAGGAGTCCCCTTGCATGTGTTGCAAGGCATCCTCGGGCACAAGTCACTGGAGACCACGCGCGGATACCTCCACCCCGACCACCGGCACCTCGCCGATGCCGCAACACAGGCCAACGCGTTCCTCAACGCACAGACCGAAACCCCAGCCCAGGACGCGCCCTATGTGTCACGCCGCAGGCCGTCGCCGGGGCGGTAG
- a CDS encoding RNA-binding S4 domain-containing protein has translation MTDAATAVRVDVWLWAIRVYKTRSAATTACRAGHVRVGGDRAKAAQPVRVGDELRVRIQGFDRILVVRQLLTKRVGAPVAATAYDDLTPPPPPRELTASVPVRDRGAGRPTKRERRDIDRLRGRD, from the coding sequence ATGACGGATGCCGCGACCGCTGTCCGCGTCGATGTCTGGCTCTGGGCGATCCGCGTCTACAAGACTCGATCCGCCGCCACGACGGCCTGCCGCGCCGGGCACGTCCGTGTCGGCGGCGACCGCGCGAAGGCCGCGCAGCCGGTGCGGGTGGGAGACGAGCTGCGCGTGCGCATCCAGGGCTTCGACCGCATCCTCGTCGTCCGTCAGCTGCTGACCAAGCGGGTCGGCGCACCCGTGGCTGCGACCGCCTACGACGACCTCACCCCTCCGCCCCCGCCCCGGGAGCTGACGGCGTCCGTGCCGGTGCGCGACCGCGGCGCCGGCCGTCCCACCAAGCGCGAACGGCGCGACATCGACCGGCTCCGCGGTCGCGACTGA
- a CDS encoding ATP-binding protein, with amino-acid sequence MGTDGSKKQLYSTVLVEDGTEKRARRARERAARQVVARDHATQRRQARERADAERAEARSTLYLPPGGEPGKAGLRSYRPFRVPAHQDTSAALRGAYPFLAEGGLGSQGVFIGQDMYSGGSFVYDPWRLYQRGIITAPNLVLAGIVGSGKSSLAKSLYTRSIPFGRRVYVPGDPKGEHTPVAEAVGGKAIVLGHGLRNRLNPLDEGYRPAGLSDAEWASTVAARRRDLIGALAETVLERALSPLEHTVIDIALQAVVSTASVPILPMVVDRILTPDPGGDERLAEDGRLVGHALRRLVAGDVAGLFDGPSTVSFDPSLPMITLDLSRVVENSTLISVLMTCSSAWMESALLDPNGGQRWVVYDEAWRLMSHPALLRRMDAHWRLARHYGIANLLIFHKLTDLDNVGDQGSAMRSLANSLLANAESRIIYRQESDQIGTTAKMLGLTGTEQKLLPTLGTGQGLWRIKESSYVVQHQLHPEELRAFDTTQRMGQIPRKNAAEAPKWGL; translated from the coding sequence ATGGGAACCGACGGTTCGAAGAAGCAGCTCTATTCGACAGTGCTCGTCGAGGACGGCACGGAGAAACGCGCCCGCCGCGCGCGGGAACGCGCCGCCCGCCAGGTCGTCGCCCGCGATCACGCCACCCAGCGCCGGCAAGCCCGGGAGCGCGCGGATGCGGAGCGCGCGGAGGCCCGCTCGACCCTCTACCTGCCGCCCGGCGGGGAGCCGGGGAAGGCGGGGTTGAGGTCGTACCGGCCGTTCCGAGTGCCGGCGCATCAGGACACGTCGGCGGCGCTACGGGGCGCGTATCCGTTCCTCGCCGAAGGCGGCCTCGGCAGTCAGGGCGTGTTCATCGGCCAGGACATGTACTCCGGCGGCAGCTTCGTCTACGACCCGTGGCGGCTGTACCAGCGGGGCATCATCACCGCCCCGAACCTCGTCCTCGCCGGAATCGTCGGCTCCGGGAAATCCTCGCTCGCAAAGTCGCTCTACACGCGGTCGATTCCGTTCGGTCGGCGCGTCTACGTCCCCGGCGACCCGAAAGGCGAGCACACGCCCGTCGCCGAAGCCGTCGGCGGGAAGGCGATCGTCCTCGGCCACGGGCTCCGCAACCGCCTCAACCCCCTGGATGAGGGCTACCGGCCCGCAGGCCTCAGCGACGCCGAATGGGCATCCACCGTCGCCGCACGCCGCCGCGACCTCATCGGCGCCCTCGCCGAGACCGTGCTGGAACGTGCGCTGTCTCCGTTGGAGCACACGGTCATCGACATCGCCCTCCAAGCCGTGGTGTCGACGGCGTCGGTGCCGATCCTGCCGATGGTCGTCGACCGCATCCTCACCCCCGACCCGGGCGGGGACGAGCGTCTCGCCGAGGACGGGCGCCTGGTCGGTCACGCCCTCCGGCGCCTGGTTGCAGGTGACGTCGCGGGCCTGTTCGACGGGCCCAGCACGGTGTCATTCGATCCGTCGTTGCCGATGATCACTCTCGACCTGTCCCGCGTGGTGGAGAACTCCACGTTGATCTCGGTGTTGATGACGTGTTCGTCCGCGTGGATGGAATCCGCGCTCCTGGACCCGAACGGTGGGCAGCGGTGGGTCGTCTACGACGAGGCCTGGAGGCTCATGTCCCACCCGGCCCTGTTGCGGCGGATGGACGCGCATTGGCGGCTCGCCCGCCACTACGGGATCGCGAACCTGTTGATCTTCCACAAGCTCACCGACCTCGACAACGTCGGCGACCAGGGCTCGGCCATGCGCAGCCTCGCCAACTCGCTGTTGGCGAATGCCGAGTCGCGGATCATCTACCGGCAGGAGTCGGATCAGATCGGGACGACCGCGAAGATGCTGGGCCTGACCGGCACCGAGCAGAAGCTGCTGCCGACGCTCGGGACGGGGCAGGGGCTGTGGCGGATCAAGGAGTCCAGCTATGTGGTTCAGCACCAGCTGCATCCGGAGGAGTTGCGGGCCTTCGACACGACCCAGCGCATGGGCCAGATCCCGCGGAAAAACGCCGCAGAAGCCCCGAAATGGGGCCTGTGA
- a CDS encoding low temperature requirement protein A, giving the protein MTSSLGILGLRRVRARDNSARGRVATPLELLFDLVFVVAVSQASVNLHHLLAEGHIGDGVLSYLMVFFAIWWAWVNFTWFASAFDTDDWAYRIVTIVQMGGVLVLAAGIHDAMVSQDFFWVTWGYVIMRLAMVAQWVRAAVSDPGYRATAWTFAVGITIVQVLWVARIYLLDARWQLITFFVLMVAEIAVPVIAESRRATPWHPHHIAERYGLFTLILLGESLLASATAIFEAVGEGEHVGELVWLAVSGLVVAAGMWWIYFAREPAERLTSSRAGFFFGYGHYLVFAAAGAVSAGVEVEVDHILGTAHLDAEAAGLALTIPVAVFLVFTWLLVLRGSLSVPASVAVLGGAVLILFAGMLPVAEYAVAAVLLVLVVAAVEADAVVRRRRNGFEHAI; this is encoded by the coding sequence ATGACTTCGAGCCTCGGCATCCTCGGGCTGCGTCGCGTGCGCGCCCGCGACAACTCCGCCCGCGGCCGCGTCGCGACCCCGCTCGAGCTGCTCTTCGACCTCGTCTTCGTGGTCGCGGTGTCGCAGGCCTCGGTGAATCTCCACCATCTGCTGGCCGAGGGGCACATCGGTGACGGCGTGCTCTCGTACCTCATGGTCTTCTTCGCGATCTGGTGGGCCTGGGTGAACTTCACGTGGTTCGCGTCCGCGTTCGACACGGACGACTGGGCGTATCGGATCGTGACGATCGTGCAGATGGGCGGTGTGCTCGTGCTCGCCGCGGGCATCCACGATGCGATGGTCTCGCAGGACTTCTTCTGGGTCACGTGGGGCTACGTCATTATGCGGTTGGCGATGGTCGCGCAGTGGGTGCGGGCGGCGGTGTCGGACCCCGGGTACCGGGCGACGGCGTGGACGTTCGCGGTCGGCATCACGATCGTGCAGGTGCTGTGGGTCGCACGGATCTACCTGCTCGACGCGCGGTGGCAGTTAATCACCTTCTTCGTGCTGATGGTGGCCGAGATCGCGGTGCCGGTCATCGCGGAGTCGCGCCGGGCGACCCCCTGGCACCCGCACCACATCGCGGAGCGGTACGGTCTGTTCACGCTGATCCTGCTGGGCGAGAGCCTGCTGGCGTCGGCGACGGCGATCTTCGAGGCCGTGGGCGAGGGCGAGCACGTCGGAGAGCTGGTGTGGCTGGCGGTGTCGGGGCTCGTGGTCGCCGCAGGGATGTGGTGGATCTACTTCGCCCGAGAGCCCGCGGAACGGCTGACGTCGTCGCGGGCCGGCTTCTTCTTCGGCTACGGGCACTACCTCGTCTTCGCCGCGGCGGGTGCCGTCTCGGCGGGCGTCGAGGTCGAGGTCGACCACATCCTGGGCACTGCTCATCTGGACGCCGAGGCCGCCGGCCTCGCGCTCACGATCCCCGTCGCGGTGTTCCTCGTGTTCACGTGGCTTCTCGTGCTGCGCGGTTCGCTGTCCGTGCCCGCCTCCGTCGCCGTGCTGGGCGGAGCGGTGCTGATCCTGTTCGCCGGGATGCTGCCGGTCGCCGAGTACGCGGTCGCCGCTGTCCTGCTGGTGCTCGTCGTCGCTGCGGTGGAAGCGGATGCCGTCGTGCGACGGCGCCGGAACGGCTTCGAACATGCCATCTGA
- a CDS encoding conjugal transfer protein TrbL, translated as MAGICDVPIISNVCNTVGEGAATLISAPFDWLAQAIGAAASWLFQGVWALFDTTTLVDLSDPGYIGVYNVIFGIGIFIMLIFFCLQLIIGLIRRDPGSLSRAALGLAKSVLGSFLVITLTATLLEVVDQLTIGVIQATGTTLEEMGGKIGVLIAGLTAINLTAPGAGAMITIFLSFLAICAAAIVWFSLLIRKALILVAVVMAPIALAGGSWDATRGWFGKWASFVLALIFSKLVIVIVFLVAINQVNAPIDLDLASIADPVAGIVLMFVAAFAPYMVYKFISFVGFDLHHVMSAEQEAKQSMNRPMPLPTKPDGDGPKKILDGAGDGNPPSGSNGGGGNPPPPPPGGPSPASAETAGAGASETAAAGSGGAAGAAGGGAAAGGGGAAAGGAGAAAGPVGLAVVGGAAVVKGAAEAGPKAGNAIGRAAEGHADAASDGQAPPPNTPGNQPARPTPPSSPPPADAPQTPPPASTPPPPSSSPKPHGDGGAPKPPPPPEPKP; from the coding sequence GTGGCTGGCATCTGTGACGTCCCCATCATCAGCAACGTCTGCAACACCGTCGGCGAAGGCGCAGCCACCCTGATCAGCGCCCCGTTCGACTGGCTTGCCCAAGCCATTGGCGCGGCTGCGTCCTGGCTGTTCCAGGGCGTGTGGGCGCTGTTCGACACGACGACCCTCGTCGACCTGTCCGATCCGGGCTACATCGGGGTGTACAACGTGATCTTCGGGATCGGCATCTTCATCATGTTGATCTTCTTCTGCCTCCAGTTGATCATCGGCCTCATTCGCCGCGACCCCGGATCCCTCTCCCGCGCCGCCCTCGGACTCGCCAAGAGCGTGCTCGGGTCGTTCCTAGTGATCACGCTGACCGCGACGCTCCTCGAGGTCGTGGACCAGCTGACCATTGGGGTGATCCAGGCGACCGGGACGACTCTGGAGGAGATGGGCGGGAAGATCGGCGTCCTCATCGCTGGACTGACCGCGATCAACCTCACCGCTCCCGGGGCGGGAGCGATGATCACGATCTTCCTCAGCTTCCTCGCCATCTGCGCCGCAGCGATCGTGTGGTTCTCGCTGTTGATCCGCAAAGCCCTCATCTTGGTCGCGGTCGTGATGGCGCCCATCGCCTTAGCCGGTGGGTCGTGGGATGCGACCCGGGGCTGGTTCGGGAAATGGGCGTCGTTCGTGCTCGCCCTGATCTTCTCGAAGCTCGTGATCGTGATCGTGTTCCTCGTCGCGATTAACCAGGTCAACGCCCCCATCGACCTCGACCTGGCATCCATCGCGGACCCGGTCGCGGGCATCGTGCTGATGTTCGTCGCCGCGTTCGCGCCGTACATGGTCTACAAGTTCATCAGCTTCGTCGGCTTCGACCTGCACCACGTCATGTCCGCCGAACAGGAAGCCAAGCAGTCCATGAACCGACCCATGCCGCTGCCGACTAAACCCGACGGCGACGGCCCGAAGAAGATCCTCGACGGGGCCGGCGACGGCAATCCGCCAAGCGGGAGCAACGGCGGAGGCGGAAACCCTCCCCCGCCGCCTCCTGGTGGGCCGTCGCCTGCGTCTGCCGAGACGGCCGGCGCAGGAGCGAGCGAGACGGCGGCCGCTGGGAGCGGAGGCGCGGCCGGAGCTGCGGGTGGCGGAGCTGCCGCGGGCGGTGGCGGCGCGGCTGCGGGTGGTGCCGGAGCTGCGGCAGGCCCGGTCGGGCTCGCGGTCGTCGGTGGCGCAGCAGTCGTCAAGGGCGCTGCGGAGGCCGGCCCGAAGGCCGGGAACGCGATCGGCCGGGCCGCGGAGGGCCACGCGGACGCCGCCTCCGATGGACAGGCCCCGCCACCAAACACCCCCGGGAACCAGCCCGCCCGGCCGACACCGCCGAGCAGCCCGCCGCCGGCCGACGCCCCGCAGACTCCTCCGCCGGCGTCGACACCGCCGCCACCGTCTTCGTCACCGAAGCCGCATGGGGACGGTGGGGCGCCGAAGCCCCCGCCACCTCCGGAACCGAAGCCATAG
- a CDS encoding SCO6880 family protein, whose product MATASPVNEFELSPVKFSRLTKRGIILGLSLPQVIALAVAVAVFVASLYTGGPAALYTSPVWGTALALTWAGVGGRKLVEWVPISLHWVARSSLGQTRYRRRIAKPRPAGTLALPGDAAPLRQYEDPDTGAVMVHDPHAQTLTVLVEVTHPSFILLDPGEQERRVHAWGRVLSTACRSIRIARLQVLERTVPDSGQGLAQWWAEQGTDDDSWVARTYRELIDRAGPTGERHISTISLSLDMRAATRPIRAAGGGLTGAAGVLRQEMNTLTTALRTADLKPSAWYTPGQLAIILRSAYDPAIATTLERAGDIGKDLAAAGPVAVEETWDGLRSDSAHHVVLWISEWPRALVYPGFLAPLLLSSGIRRAFTLLCDPIRSDQAARDIRKKKTEYISDAAQRQKVGQIEDAQQTAEYQDVLQQEADLTTGHGVLRYTGLIAISAPTTEELEAAVAAIEQAAIQASCETRRLVGQQAQAFVAAALPLCRGI is encoded by the coding sequence ATGGCTACCGCATCCCCTGTGAACGAGTTCGAACTGTCCCCGGTGAAGTTCTCCCGCCTCACCAAGCGCGGGATCATCCTGGGCCTGTCACTGCCGCAGGTGATCGCGCTCGCTGTCGCGGTGGCAGTGTTCGTCGCCTCCCTCTACACCGGCGGCCCCGCCGCCCTCTACACCTCACCCGTCTGGGGCACCGCGCTCGCCCTCACCTGGGCAGGGGTCGGCGGGCGCAAGCTCGTCGAGTGGGTGCCGATCAGCCTGCACTGGGTGGCACGGTCGTCGCTCGGGCAGACCCGATACCGGCGCCGCATCGCCAAACCCCGACCCGCGGGGACGCTCGCACTCCCAGGGGATGCGGCGCCGCTTCGCCAGTACGAGGACCCCGACACCGGGGCGGTGATGGTCCACGACCCGCACGCGCAGACCCTGACCGTTCTGGTGGAGGTGACGCATCCGTCGTTCATCCTCCTCGACCCCGGTGAGCAGGAACGCCGTGTCCACGCCTGGGGCCGGGTGCTGTCCACCGCGTGCCGCTCCATCCGCATCGCCCGCCTCCAGGTCCTCGAACGCACCGTCCCCGACTCCGGACAAGGACTGGCGCAATGGTGGGCCGAGCAGGGCACCGACGACGACTCCTGGGTTGCCCGCACCTACCGAGAGCTCATCGACCGGGCAGGACCCACCGGGGAACGCCACATCTCCACGATCTCCCTCTCCCTCGACATGCGCGCAGCCACCCGGCCGATCCGCGCCGCCGGCGGCGGCCTCACAGGCGCAGCCGGAGTGCTACGGCAGGAGATGAACACCCTCACCACGGCGCTGCGCACCGCCGACCTCAAACCCAGCGCGTGGTACACGCCCGGGCAGCTCGCGATCATCCTCCGCTCCGCCTACGACCCCGCCATCGCCACCACCCTCGAACGCGCAGGCGACATCGGCAAAGACCTCGCCGCCGCAGGACCCGTCGCCGTCGAGGAAACGTGGGACGGGCTGCGGTCCGACTCCGCGCATCACGTGGTGCTGTGGATCAGCGAGTGGCCGCGGGCGCTGGTGTATCCGGGGTTCCTCGCCCCACTGCTGCTGAGCTCCGGGATCCGGCGGGCGTTCACGCTGCTGTGTGACCCGATCCGCTCCGACCAGGCCGCCCGCGACATCCGCAAGAAGAAGACGGAATACATCTCCGACGCCGCCCAGCGGCAGAAGGTCGGGCAGATCGAAGACGCCCAGCAGACCGCCGAATACCAGGACGTCCTCCAGCAGGAAGCCGACCTCACCACCGGCCACGGCGTCCTGCGATACACCGGCCTCATCGCCATCTCCGCACCCACCACGGAAGAGCTCGAGGCCGCGGTCGCCGCGATCGAACAAGCCGCGATCCAGGCCTCCTGCGAGACCAGGCGCCTCGTCGGGCAACAGGCCCAAGCGTTCGTCGCCGCCGCACTGCCACTGTGCCGCGGGATCTGA
- a CDS encoding type IV secretory system conjugative DNA transfer family protein produces the protein MFGPVQAKPANDLFINLALGAIVTAACFAGLLRVAGSVTAFLAGLPQPTGGVSSGIAVLASPLDPGAALGAAGLNAFLYWLVVAVFLTALTAAGFFIARAILRGRGRVDPHRLAGTATGAEAAAVASRKALVKKAATLRPSLAGEKAQPEDVGYLLGTSKGGQVWATVEDSILLIGPPRSGKGLHVVINAILDAPGAVITTSTRPDNLTATLKARQKKGEVAVFDPQHLAPGLPAGMRWSPVRGCQDPLTAMIRAKGLATATGFGGVQDAGFWEGKTTAAIQALLHAAALDGRDAKTLYQWALNPTLAADAVRILSSHPDAAEGWADSLDAMVQSDPRTRDSIWQGVSLAFAALADPRVLDAVSPAQGEEFDPETFLLGNGTLYLLATGAGAGASSALVAAFIEDLVETARKIAARSPGARMDPPLLLALDEIGNLAPLPSLPTLMAEGGGTGITSLPVLQSLAQAREKWGENQANAIWDASIVKIILGGASNSRDLQDLSTLIGDRDETTDSVTTDAYGAHSNQRSIRRVPILPPDVLRTLPFGTGVVMLRTARPIITRLRPWPARPDADALKAQRGEIEKALQAGTTPAAE, from the coding sequence ATGTTTGGTCCTGTGCAGGCGAAACCCGCGAACGACCTGTTCATCAACCTCGCCCTCGGCGCGATCGTCACAGCTGCCTGCTTCGCCGGTCTCCTGCGTGTTGCGGGGTCGGTGACGGCGTTCCTCGCCGGGCTCCCGCAGCCCACCGGCGGTGTCAGCTCCGGCATCGCCGTCCTCGCCTCACCCCTCGACCCCGGGGCCGCGTTGGGGGCGGCGGGGCTGAACGCGTTTCTGTACTGGCTCGTCGTCGCTGTCTTCCTCACCGCCCTCACCGCGGCGGGATTCTTCATCGCCCGCGCGATCCTCCGAGGCCGGGGCCGGGTCGATCCGCATCGGCTCGCCGGTACCGCAACCGGTGCGGAGGCCGCCGCGGTCGCGTCCCGGAAGGCGCTGGTGAAGAAGGCCGCGACCTTGCGGCCATCCCTCGCAGGCGAGAAGGCGCAGCCCGAGGACGTCGGATATCTGCTGGGGACGTCGAAGGGCGGGCAGGTGTGGGCGACGGTCGAGGACTCGATCCTCCTCATCGGGCCGCCCCGGTCGGGCAAGGGACTGCATGTGGTGATCAACGCGATCCTCGACGCGCCCGGGGCGGTAATCACGACCTCCACCCGGCCCGACAACCTCACCGCCACGCTCAAAGCCCGACAGAAGAAGGGTGAGGTGGCGGTGTTCGATCCGCAGCATCTCGCGCCAGGGCTGCCGGCAGGGATGCGGTGGTCGCCGGTGCGGGGCTGCCAGGACCCGCTGACGGCGATGATCCGCGCGAAAGGACTGGCGACCGCGACCGGGTTTGGCGGGGTGCAGGACGCCGGGTTCTGGGAAGGGAAGACCACCGCAGCGATCCAAGCGCTCCTGCACGCCGCGGCACTCGACGGGCGGGATGCGAAGACCCTCTACCAGTGGGCTCTCAATCCGACGCTCGCCGCCGACGCCGTCCGGATCCTCTCCTCCCACCCCGACGCCGCCGAAGGCTGGGCGGACAGCCTGGATGCGATGGTGCAGTCCGATCCGCGCACGAGGGACTCGATCTGGCAGGGCGTCTCCCTCGCCTTCGCGGCGCTGGCCGATCCCCGCGTCCTCGACGCCGTCTCACCCGCACAAGGTGAGGAGTTCGATCCGGAGACGTTCCTCCTCGGCAACGGCACCCTCTACCTCCTCGCCACGGGAGCGGGGGCCGGCGCATCGTCGGCGCTGGTGGCGGCGTTCATTGAAGACCTCGTCGAGACAGCCCGGAAGATCGCCGCCCGCTCCCCGGGCGCGCGGATGGACCCGCCGCTGCTGCTCGCCCTGGACGAGATCGGGAACCTCGCACCGTTGCCCAGCCTTCCGACGTTGATGGCCGAAGGCGGCGGCACCGGCATCACCTCGCTGCCCGTGCTGCAGTCTTTGGCGCAGGCGCGGGAGAAGTGGGGTGAGAACCAGGCGAACGCGATCTGGGACGCCTCCATCGTGAAGATCATCCTCGGCGGCGCCTCCAACTCCCGCGACCTCCAGGACCTGTCCACGCTGATCGGGGACAGGGATGAGACCACCGACTCCGTCACCACCGACGCGTACGGCGCGCACTCGAACCAGCGGTCGATCCGGCGAGTGCCGATCCTCCCGCCCGACGTGCTGCGCACCCTCCCGTTCGGCACCGGAGTCGTGATGCTCCGCACCGCACGCCCCATCATCACCCGCCTTCGCCCCTGGCCGGCCAGGCCCGACGCCGACGCCCTGAAGGCGCAGCGGGGCGAGATCGAGAAGGCCCTCCAGGCCGGCACGACGCCGGCGGCGGAGTGA
- a CDS encoding lysoplasmalogenase family protein: MRIAGSTPARGRWWGFLPYATLSAVHVGALAVDAEPLASFTKLTLMPLLALALLWAGRGTSWGTPFALLFAALAFSWLGDGAATFFPFAPTVPAMLLCFGAAHICYLVLFSRRLARRRLPRWSAVYALWWIGMLLLLGPALLPAGGVGLLVGVAVYGLLLAATAATAARCTPAIALGGALFLCSDTVLAFRLFTPDSMPGWTSPLVMVAYCLGQGLLVAGSAALLVHRPEVPR, from the coding sequence ATGCGCATCGCCGGTTCGACCCCCGCACGGGGCCGCTGGTGGGGCTTCCTCCCCTACGCGACCCTCAGCGCCGTGCACGTGGGCGCCCTTGCGGTCGATGCGGAACCGCTCGCGTCATTCACGAAGCTCACCCTGATGCCGCTTCTCGCCCTCGCCCTCCTCTGGGCGGGCCGAGGAACGTCGTGGGGAACGCCCTTCGCCCTGCTGTTCGCCGCGCTCGCCTTCTCCTGGCTCGGCGACGGTGCGGCGACCTTCTTCCCGTTCGCCCCCACCGTCCCCGCGATGCTCCTCTGCTTCGGAGCGGCGCACATCTGTTACCTCGTGCTGTTCTCCCGCCGGCTCGCGCGACGCCGCTTGCCCCGCTGGAGCGCGGTCTACGCACTGTGGTGGATCGGGATGCTGCTGCTCCTCGGCCCTGCGCTGCTCCCCGCCGGCGGCGTCGGGCTCCTCGTCGGCGTCGCCGTCTACGGACTTCTCCTGGCGGCGACCGCCGCGACCGCCGCCCGCTGCACACCGGCGATCGCCCTCGGAGGCGCGCTGTTCCTGTGCTCGGACACCGTGCTGGCGTTCCGGCTCTTCACCCCCGACTCGATGCCGGGCTGGACCAGCCCGCTCGTCATGGTCGCGTACTGCCTGGGCCAGGGTCTGCTCGTCGCCGGCAGCGCCGCGCTGCTCGTCCACCGCCCGGAGGTCCCACGATGA